The genomic segment GATATACCAGTAAAGGCCGCCCGTGCGCGGATCGTAGCTGGTGACGCTTTTGCTGCCCGAGAGTATGAGTTGGGTGCGACCATCGTATTGGCGGATGATTGGCGTCACGTAGCTGCGGGTCTTGTGTTCGCGCGGGACTTTCCAGACGGTTTTTCCGGTGGCGCGATCGAGGGCGACCAGATACGAATCGCCATCGTGGTCGCCGTTGACGATCACCAGATTTTCGAACAACACGGGGCAACTACAAAAGCCGTGCTTACTGGCGAAGGCGCCGGGGCGCGCGCTCCAGCGCAACTCGCCCGCGTAGTCGTAGGCGGCGACCAACATTTCCGCTTTGTCGAGAAAGGCGACATATACCAGCTCGCCATCGGTGGCGGGGGTGCTGGAGGCGAAGCTATTGAGCGTGTGCTTTTCTTCCAGGGGCGCGGTGAGCACCGTGCGCTGCCACAAGAGTTTGCCGGTGGCGCGATCGAGCGCGCAGAGCGCTCGCTGTTGTTGGTCTTCGATCGCGGTCACAGTAAAGATGCGGTCCTCCCAGATGATGGGGGAGGCGTGCCCCTGGCCAGGCAGTTCGACCTTCCAAACGACATGATCGGCAGACGACCAGCGCGTGGGCAGCCCGGTTTCGTCGCTTGTGCCGTCGCCGCGTGGTCCGCGCCAGCCGGGCCAATTTTCGGCGCGCGCCGCGGAAACGACGAGCGCGATCGCCAGCCACCAACAGGC from the Pirellulales bacterium genome contains:
- a CDS encoding PQQ-like beta-propeller repeat protein, whose product is MNTNIGIRLACWWLAIALVVSAARAENWPGWRGPRGDGTSDETGLPTRWSSADHVVWKVELPGQGHASPIIWEDRIFTVTAIEDQQQRALCALDRATGKLLWQRTVLTAPLEEKHTLNSFASSTPATDGELVYVAFLDKAEMLVAAYDYAGELRWSARPGAFASKHGFCSCPVLFENLVIVNGDHDGDSYLVALDRATGKTVWKVPREHKTRSYVTPIIRQYDGRTQLILSGSKSVTSYDPRTGGLYWYIDGPTEQFVASIVDAHGLLFMTCGFPDKHMLAIRPDGEGNVTDSHIVWRESRGASYVPSPIAVGDYFLLTADNGVASCFEVDTGKRAWMERIGTRYSSSPIAAEGLVYFTSDDGVTKIIRPGPQLDLVAENQLGENVFASAAASQGMLYLRGETHLYAIGPHAR